One genomic window of Aptenodytes patagonicus chromosome 3, bAptPat1.pri.cur, whole genome shotgun sequence includes the following:
- the MCM8 gene encoding DNA helicase MCM8, whose amino-acid sequence MSRDLRGRGRARERGFQGWRGGWRGGWRGGWRGGWRGRGQKAEWRRMPEPVRSRLVQSTLDQFIPYKGWKLYFSEAYADKSPFVQKTQAFEKFFVQRIELYDKDEIERKGSILVDYKELIQDRELTKSIPNISTELRDMPQKILHCMGLAIHQVLTKDLERYAAELQVQEGLPLDGEPIINVPLIHARVYNYDPLTQLKNVRANCYGKYIALRGTVVRVSNIKPLCTKLAFVCGTCGDVQSVPLPDGKYTLPTKCLVPECCGRSFTADRGSPLTTTVDWQSIKVQELMSDDQREAGRIPRTIECELVQDLVDSCVPGDMVTITGIVKVSSTEEGASKNKNDKCMFLLYIEANSVSNSKGQKPKNFDDETFQRSFMEFSLKDLYAVQEIQAEENLFRLIVNSLCPAIYGHEIVKAGLALALFGGCQKFVDDKNRIPVRGDPHVLVVGDPGLGKSQMLQAVCNVAPRGVYVCGNTSTSSGLTVTLSRDGASGDFALEAGALVLGDQGICGIDEFDKMGNQHQALLEAMEQQSISLAKAGIVCSLPARTSIVAAANPVGGHYNKAKTVSENLKMGSALLSRFDLVFILLDTPNEDHDHLLSEHVMAIRAGKQAACSSAVVTRTNTQDRSVLEVVSDRPLLERLKILPGGNFDAIPHQLLRKYVGYARQYVHPNLSPEAAQVLQEFYLELRKQNQGIDSTPITTRQLESLIRLTEARSRLELREKSTKEDAEDVIEIMKYSMLGTYSDEFGKLDFERSQHGSGMSNRSQAKRFVSALNSIAERTYNNLFDLQQLRQIAKELQIRVSDFESFIGSLNDQGYLLKKGSRVYQLQTM is encoded by the exons ATGAGTAGGGACCTCAGAGGCAGGGGACGTGCCCGGGAACGAGGCTTTCAGGGATGGCGAGGCGGATGGCGAGGCGGATGGCGAGGCGGATGGCGAGGAGGATGGCGAGGCAGAGGGCAGAAGGCAGAGTGGAGAAGAATGCCCGAACCTG taagaTCTCGACTAGTACAATCAACGTTGGACCAGTTTATTCCCTATAAGGGCTGGAAACTTTATTTCTCTGAAG CTTATGCTGACAAGTCTCCTTTTGTCCAGAAGACTCAAGCCTTTGAAAAGTTTTTCGTGCAACGCATTGAGCTTTATGATaag gatgaaatagaaagaaaaggaagtattCTTGTGGATTATAAGGAACTGATACAAGACAGAGAATTAACTAAATCAATACCAAATATATCTACTGAATTAAGGGATATGCCTCAGAAAATATTGCACTGTATGGGTCTGGCAATTCATCAG GTGCTAACAAAGGACCTTGAAAGgtatgctgcagagctgcaggtgcAGGAAGGATTACCACTTGATGGAGAACCTATAATAAATGTGCCTCTCATTCATGCTAG GGTGTACAACTATGATCCGCTAACTCAGCTGAAAAATGTTCGGGCCAACTGCTATGGAAAATATATTGCCTTGCGTGGTACTGTTGTGCGTGTCAGTAACATTAAGCCTCTTTGCACTAAGCTAGCTTTTGTATGTGGCACATGTGGAGATGTTCAGAGTGTTCCTCTACCTGATGGAAAGTATACTCTTCCAACTAAG TGCCTTGTTCCTGAGTGCTGTGGCCGGTCCTTCACAGCTGACAGAGGCTCTCCTTTAACCACTACAGTGGACTGGCAGTCTATTAA GGTGCAAGAACTCATGTCAGATGATCAGCGAGAAGCAGGCCGAATCCCTCGCACAATTGAATGTGAGCTGGTTCAAGATCTTGTGGACAGCTGTGTCCCAGGAGATATGGTCACAATTACAGGGATAGTAAAGGTGTCGAGCACTGAGGAAG GAGCTTCTAAAAATAAGAATGACAAGTGTATGTTCTTGTTGTACATAGAAGCAAATTCTGTCAGCAACAGTAAAGGACAAAAACCAAAGAATTTTGATGATGAGACTTTTCAAAGATCATTCATGGAGTTTTCACTTAAAGACCTTTACGCTGTTCAAGAAATTCAAGCTGAGGAAAATCTGTTCAGGCTCATCGTGAA ctctctCTGTCCTGCAATCTATGGCCATGAG ATTGTAAAGGCAGGTTTGGCCCTGGCGTTATTTGGAGGATGTCAGAAGTTTGTAGATGACAAGAACAGAATCCCGGTGCGAGGAGATCCACATGTTCTGGTCGTTGGAGATCCAGGATTAGGAAAAAGTCAAATGTTGCAA gcAGTGTGTAACGTTGCTCCTCGAGGTGTGTATGTTTGTGGTAATACTTCTACCAGCTCTGGCCTAACTGTTACACTGTCCAGAGATGGCGCTTCTGGAGATTTTGCCTTGGAAGCTGGTGCTTTAGTGCTTGGAGATCAAG GTATTTGTGGAATAGATGAATTTGATAAGATGGGAAACCAGCATCAGGCTTTGTTGGAAGCCATGGAACAGCAAAGTATCAGCCTTGCCAAGGCTGGCATTGTTTGCAGTTTGCCAGCTCGGACGTCTATTGTTGCTGCAGCAAACCCAGTTGGAGGACATTATAACAAAGCCAAAACAGTGTCTGAGAACTTAAA AATGGGGAGTGCCTTACTGTCGAGATttgatttagttttcattttgctggaCACCCCAAATGAAGATCACGATCACTTGCTGTCTGAGCATGTGATGGCAATCCGAGCTGGAAAGCAGGCAGCATGCAGCAGCGCTGTTGTGACTCGTACCAACACACAGGATCGCTCTGTTCTCGAAGTTGTTTCAGATCGACCGCTGCTTGAAAGACTAAAG ATCTTACCAGGAGGAAACTTTGATGCCATTCCACATCAGCTGCTGAGGAAGTACGTTGGATATGCTCGGCAGTACGTTCACCCAAATTTATCTCCAGAAGCTGCTCAGGTCCTCCAGGAATTCTACCTTGAGCTCCggaaacaaaaccaaggaatAGACAGCACACCAATCACGACAAGGCAGCTAGAGTCACTGATTCGACTTACAGAG gcaCGATCAAGGCTGGAATTAAGGGAGAAATCTACCAAGGAAGATGCTGAGGATGTaatagaaataatgaaatatag caTGTTGGGAACCTACTCAGATGAGTTTGGAAAACTGGACTTCGAACGTTCACAGCATGGGTCTGGGATGAGCAATCGGTCACAAGCAAAAAGATTTGTTTCTGCCCTTAACAGTATTGCAGAGAGAACTTACAACAATCTCTTTGACTTGCAACAGCTTCGACAGATTGCGAAGGAGCTACAAATACGA gtatcTGATTTTGAAAGCTTTATTGGATCCCTAAATGACCAGGGTTATCTTTTGAAAAAGGGTTCAAGAGTTTATCAGCTTCAGACTATGTGA
- the CRLS1 gene encoding cardiolipin synthase (CMP-forming) gives MLAAAWLGRGFWGLLRGAGRRRPGGGARPPASLAGAAAEGRGGGAGGRRHGDSGVFCLAAGAGAPAGPRAAPALRQHQRLLREHQRLLRAPAAAWRLLSGGAAPPEPPRERRVAGRYAELYENPWTIPNILSMARMGLAPVLGYLIVEENFSVALGVFVLAGITDLLDGFIARNWANQKSALGSALDPLADKILISVLYVSLTCTNLIPVSLTSMIILRDVALIAAVFYVRYKTLSPPRTLSRYFNPCYATAQLKPTFISKMNTAVQLILVAASLAAPVFNYVDSIYLQTLWCITAFTTVTSAYSYYHYGRKTVQVINNK, from the exons ATGCTGGCCGCCGCTTGGCTGGGCAGGGGTTTCTGGGGGCTCCTCCGAGGCGCGGGGCGgaggcggccgggcggcggcgcaaGGCCTCCGGCCAGCCTAGCCGGGGCGGCGGCTGAGGGGCGCGGTggaggggcgggcggccgccgccatgGCGACAGCGGCGTCTTCTGCCtcgcggcgggcgcgggggctccGGCGGGGCCGCGCGCGGCGCCCGCTCTGCGGCAGCACCAACGGCTGCTGCGCGAGCACCAACGGCTGctgcgcgcgcccgccgccgcctggcGCCTCCTcagcggcggggccgcgccgccggagCCCCCCCGGGAGCGGCGTGTGGCGGGGCGCTACGCCGAGTTG TATGAAAACCCCTGGACGATCCCAAATATACTGTCAATGGCAAGAATGGGTTTGGCGCCAGTTTTAGGCTATTTGATTGTTGAAGAAAATTTCAGTGTTGCACTAGGTGTCTTTGTTTTGGCTGGCATAACGGATTTG TTGGATGGATTTATTGCACGAAACTGGGCTAATCAGAAATCAGCTTTGGGAAGTGCTCTTGATCCTCTGGCCGATAAAATTCTCATCAGTGTGCTCTATGTAAGCCTAACTTGCACAAATCTAATCCCAG TTTCACTTACTTCCATGATCATTCTGAGGGATGTAGCGctcattgctgctgttttttatGTGCGATACAAAACTCTTTCTCCACCG AGAACACTCAGTAGGTATTTTAACCCTTGTTATGCTACTGCCCAATTAAAACCAACATTCATTAGCAAG ATGAATACAGCGGTTCAGCTAATTTTGGTGGCAGCTTCTTTAGCAGCTCCTGTTTTCAATTATGTGGACAGCATATATCTGCAGACATTATG GTGCATCACAGCTTTCACAACGGTAACATCTGCATACAGCTATTACCACTATGGCCGGAAAACGGTTCAGGTGATAAATAACAAATGA